In Dasypus novemcinctus isolate mDasNov1 chromosome 10, mDasNov1.1.hap2, whole genome shotgun sequence, one DNA window encodes the following:
- the LOC101432740 gene encoding olfactory receptor 8H1-like encodes MERRNNTNVPDFILFGLTDSEVIQQFLSVLFLLIYLITMLGNSGMILLIRLDHQLHTPMYFFLSHLSFLDLSYSTVIIPKTLENLLTSNKNISFNGCFTQMSLFFVFSVTEFFLLSSMAYDRYVAICNPLHYPVVMSRRLCCALIILSYTISCIESVVNLIFMNGLYFCNSNVIYHFYCDLTPVLALSCTDTHDTEIMIMICGSLDITMSLSAISFSYISILSTILKMNSSSGKRKAFSTCASHLLGVTIYYGSIMFTYLKPKKSYSLGKDQVASVFYTMVIPMLNPLIYSLRNKEVKNAIIRVMQKREVSKK; translated from the coding sequence atggaaagaagaaataacacaaaTGTTCCTGACTTCATCCTTTTTGGCTTGACAGACTCTGaagtgatccagcaattcctttcTGTGTTATTTCTCCTAATATACCTGATTACCATGCTGGGAAATTCAGGGATGATACTGCTTATTCGCCTGGATCACCAgcttcacacccccatgtactttttccttagTCACCTGTCATTCCTTGACCTCAGTTACTCAACGGTCATCATACCTAAAACCTTAGAGAACTTGCTGACTTCCAACAAGAATATTTCATTCAATGGTTGCTTCACACAGATGTCCTTGTTTTTCGTCTTTTCTGTTActgaatttttccttctctcttcaatggcctatgaccgctatgtagcTATCTGCAACCCTCTTCACTACCCAGTTGTTATGTCCAGGAGACTGTGCTGTGCCCTCATCATTTTATCCTACACTATTAGTTGTATTGAATCAGTAGTCAACCTTATTTTCATGAACGGTCTATACTTCTGTAACTCCAATGtaatctatcacttttactgTGACTTAACTCCAGTTTTAGCCCTGTCCTGCACTGACACTCATGACACTGAAATCATGATAATGATTTGTGGTAGTTTAGACATAACAATGAGTCTTAGCGCAATCTCATTTTCCTACATATCTATTTTGTCTACTATCCTGAAAATGAATTCTTCTTCAGGAAAGCGTAAAGCTTTTTCTACTTGTGCCTCCCACCTCCTGGGAGTCACAATCTATTATGGCAGTATAATGtttacttatttaaaaccaaagaagTCCTATTCCTTGGGAAAGGATCAAGTGGCCTCTGTCTTTTATACCATGGTGATCCCCATGCTGAATCCACTCATTTATAGTCTTAGGAACAAAGAGGTGAAAAATGCTATCATTAGAGTCATGCAGAAGAGAGAAGTTTCCAAGAAATAG